The following are encoded together in the Narcine bancroftii isolate sNarBan1 chromosome 10, sNarBan1.hap1, whole genome shotgun sequence genome:
- the slc22a31 gene encoding tubulin beta-3 chain isoform X6 — protein MREIVHIQAGQCGNQIGAKFWEVISDEHGIDPSGNYVGDSDLQLERISVYYNEASSLKYVPRAILVDLEPGTMDSVRSGPFGHLFRPDNFIFGQSGAGNNWAKGHYTEGAELVDSVLDVVRKECENCDCLQGFQLTHSLGGGTGSGMGTLLISKVREEYPDRIMNTFSVVPSPKVSDTVVEPYNATLSIHQLVENTDETYCIDNEALYDICFRTLKLATPTYGDLNHLVSATMSGVTTSLRFPGQLNADLRKLAVNMVPFPRLHFFMPGFAPLTARGSQQYRALTVPELTQQMFDAKNMMAACDPRHGRYLTVATVFRGKMSMKEVDEQMLAIQSKNSSYFVEWIPNNVKVAVCDIPPRGLKMSSTFIGNSTAIQELFKRISEQFTAMFRRKAFLHWYTGEGMDEMEFTEAESNMNDLVSEYQQYQDATADEEGEMYEDDEEESEAHGPK, from the exons ATGAGAGAAATCGTGCACATCCAAGCTGGTCAATGTGGCAACCAGATCGGTGCCAAG TTTTGGGAAGTCATCAGTGATGAGCATGGGATTGACCCCAGTGGGAATTATGTGGGTGACTCAGACCTGCAGCTGGAGAGGATTAGCGTCTACTACAATGAAGCTTCCT CTCTTAAATATGTGCCTAGAGCTATCCTCGTGGATCTGGAACCAGGCACAATGGACAGCGTTCGATCAGGGCCTTTTGGACATCTCTTCAGACCAGATAACTTTATTTTTG GCCAAAGTGGAGCTGGAAACAACTGGGCAAAGGGTCATTACACAGAAGGTGCAGAGCTTGTAGACTCTGTCCTTGATGTGGTGAGAAAAGAATGTGAAAATTGTGACTGTTTGCAAGGCTTTCAGCTTACTCATTCCCTGGGTGGAGGTACAGGATCTGGCATGGGAACCCTGCTCATTAGCAAAGTACGTGAGGAATATCCTGACCGAATCATGAATACATTCAGCGTCGTTCCTTCTCCAAAAGTTTCCGACACAGTGGTGGAACCATACAATGCTACTCTCTCCATCCACCAGCTCGTAGAAAACACAGATGAAACCTACTGTATAGATAATGAAGCTCTCTATGACATCTGCTTCCGGACCCTCAAACTTGCAACACCCACCTATGGAGACCTCAACCATTTGGTATCAGCTACCATGAGTGGGGTCACCACTTCCCTGAGATTTCCAGGACAGCTCAATGCCGATTTGAGAAAGCTTGCTGTGAACATGGTACCTTTCCCCCGTCTCCACTTCTTTATGCCAGGATTTGCTCCCCTCACTGCCCGAGGAAGCCAACAGTATAGAGCATTAACAGTCCCAGAACTCACACAGCAGATGTTTGATGCCAAAAATATGATGGCAGCTTGTGATCCCCGTCACGGTAGGTACCTGACAGTGGCCACTGTCTTCAGGGGCAAGATGTCCATGAAGGAAGTTGATGAGCAGATGTTAGCTATCCAGAGCAAGAACAGCAGCTACTTCGTGGAATGGATCCCCAACAATGTTAAAGTAGCTGTCTGCGATATTCCACCCCGTGGACTCAAGATGTCCTCTACTTTCATTGGAAACAGTACTGCTATCCAGGAGCTTTTCAAGCGGATCTCAGAGCAGTTCACAGCTATGTTCCGCAGGAAGGCATTCTTGCACTGGTACACAGGTGAAGGTATGGATGAGATGGAGTTTACTGAAGCAGAGAGCAACATGAATGACCTGGTGTCTGAATATCAACAGTACCAAGATGCCACAGCAGATGAAGAAGGGGAGATGTACGAGGATGATGAAGAAGAATCTGAAGCTCATGGTCCAAAATGA
- the slc22a31 gene encoding tubulin beta-3 chain isoform X7 translates to MDSVRSGPFGHLFRPDNFIFGQSGAGNNWAKGHYTEGAELVDSVLDVVRKECENCDCLQGFQLTHSLGGGTGSGMGTLLISKVREEYPDRIMNTFSVVPSPKVSDTVVEPYNATLSIHQLVENTDETYCIDNEALYDICFRTLKLATPTYGDLNHLVSATMSGVTTSLRFPGQLNADLRKLAVNMVPFPRLHFFMPGFAPLTARGSQQYRALTVPELTQQMFDAKNMMAACDPRHGRYLTVATVFRGKMSMKEVDEQMLAIQSKNSSYFVEWIPNNVKVAVCDIPPRGLKMSSTFIGNSTAIQELFKRISEQFTAMFRRKAFLHWYTGEGMDEMEFTEAESNMNDLVSEYQQYQDATADEEGEMYEDDEEESEAHGPK, encoded by the exons ATGGACAGCGTTCGATCAGGGCCTTTTGGACATCTCTTCAGACCAGATAACTTTATTTTTG GCCAAAGTGGAGCTGGAAACAACTGGGCAAAGGGTCATTACACAGAAGGTGCAGAGCTTGTAGACTCTGTCCTTGATGTGGTGAGAAAAGAATGTGAAAATTGTGACTGTTTGCAAGGCTTTCAGCTTACTCATTCCCTGGGTGGAGGTACAGGATCTGGCATGGGAACCCTGCTCATTAGCAAAGTACGTGAGGAATATCCTGACCGAATCATGAATACATTCAGCGTCGTTCCTTCTCCAAAAGTTTCCGACACAGTGGTGGAACCATACAATGCTACTCTCTCCATCCACCAGCTCGTAGAAAACACAGATGAAACCTACTGTATAGATAATGAAGCTCTCTATGACATCTGCTTCCGGACCCTCAAACTTGCAACACCCACCTATGGAGACCTCAACCATTTGGTATCAGCTACCATGAGTGGGGTCACCACTTCCCTGAGATTTCCAGGACAGCTCAATGCCGATTTGAGAAAGCTTGCTGTGAACATGGTACCTTTCCCCCGTCTCCACTTCTTTATGCCAGGATTTGCTCCCCTCACTGCCCGAGGAAGCCAACAGTATAGAGCATTAACAGTCCCAGAACTCACACAGCAGATGTTTGATGCCAAAAATATGATGGCAGCTTGTGATCCCCGTCACGGTAGGTACCTGACAGTGGCCACTGTCTTCAGGGGCAAGATGTCCATGAAGGAAGTTGATGAGCAGATGTTAGCTATCCAGAGCAAGAACAGCAGCTACTTCGTGGAATGGATCCCCAACAATGTTAAAGTAGCTGTCTGCGATATTCCACCCCGTGGACTCAAGATGTCCTCTACTTTCATTGGAAACAGTACTGCTATCCAGGAGCTTTTCAAGCGGATCTCAGAGCAGTTCACAGCTATGTTCCGCAGGAAGGCATTCTTGCACTGGTACACAGGTGAAGGTATGGATGAGATGGAGTTTACTGAAGCAGAGAGCAACATGAATGACCTGGTGTCTGAATATCAACAGTACCAAGATGCCACAGCAGATGAAGAAGGGGAGATGTACGAGGATGATGAAGAAGAATCTGAAGCTCATGGTCCAAAATGA